Proteins encoded within one genomic window of Prochlorococcus marinus str. MIT 9515:
- a CDS encoding Ycf66 family protein, whose amino-acid sequence MVNASLNWASIVGIVLAVCGGGLYFLRSFKPALARDYDVFFAAIGLLCGGILFFQGWRLDPILQFGQFLLAGTTVFFAYESVRLRGVATDQARRSSYFEDDQIPDMPRNSSRNRFNDDYDRFDDSDRIARRFKPQEDDIEEDYIEGRSQRRNISRAIPESAVSRRRPPLRESNKFENEEPKRRRNRSEDRMPNEERRASFGERRASRSDVKRGSRPLPNKEVSRKLNNSSLKDSFSSTKTTRQSIRSQIPREKVEDASFSQNINEEKKTRQARRSSSNDRSTSKNQAGRYTVGTKKNKSRDNSSRFDD is encoded by the coding sequence GTGGTCAATGCTAGTCTAAATTGGGCGAGTATTGTAGGCATCGTACTAGCTGTATGTGGGGGTGGCCTATATTTTTTGAGATCCTTTAAACCTGCCCTGGCTAGGGATTATGATGTTTTCTTTGCAGCAATAGGACTCTTGTGTGGAGGGATTTTATTTTTTCAAGGATGGCGGTTAGATCCTATTTTGCAATTTGGGCAGTTTTTATTAGCAGGAACGACTGTATTCTTTGCATATGAAAGTGTTCGATTAAGAGGTGTTGCAACTGATCAAGCAAGAAGATCCTCTTATTTTGAAGATGATCAGATTCCTGACATGCCTAGGAATTCTTCTAGAAATAGATTTAATGATGATTATGATCGATTTGATGATTCCGATAGAATAGCCAGAAGATTTAAACCTCAAGAAGATGATATAGAAGAAGATTATATAGAAGGTAGATCGCAAAGGAGAAATATATCAAGAGCTATTCCGGAGTCTGCAGTAAGCAGAAGGCGTCCTCCTCTAAGAGAATCTAATAAATTTGAGAATGAGGAACCAAAGAGAAGAAGAAATCGGTCTGAAGATAGGATGCCTAATGAGGAAAGAAGAGCTAGTTTTGGAGAAAGGCGAGCATCAAGAAGTGATGTTAAAAGAGGTTCGCGACCATTACCAAATAAAGAAGTTTCGAGAAAATTAAATAATTCCTCTCTTAAAGATTCTTTCTCCTCTACAAAAACGACAAGGCAATCTATAAGATCTCAAATTCCAAGAGAAAAAGTAGAAGATGCATCATTTTCTCAGAATATTAATGAAGAAAAGAAAACTCGGCAAGCACGAAGATCCTCATCTAATGACAGATCAACTTCCAAAAATCAAGCTGGAAGATATACAGTTGGCACCAAAAAAAATAAA
- the accC gene encoding acetyl-CoA carboxylase biotin carboxylase subunit, with protein sequence MVEKVLIANRGEIALRIIRSCRELDIATVAVYSTIDKKALHVQLADEAVCVGDSLSNKSYLNIPNILAAATSRGVDAIHPGYGFLAENDKFAEMCNDHGITFIGPSPNAIRSMGDKSTAKETMERVGVPTVPGSKGLLSSVEEAYQMAKEIGYPVIIKATAGGGGRGMRLVENKANLEKMFKAAQGEAEAAFGNDGLYMEKFIKKPRHVEIQILADRSGNVVHLGERDCSVQRRHQKLLEESPSPAINRSLREKMGNAAIAAAKSISYEGAGTVEFLVDDENNFYFMEMNTRIQVEHPVTEMVTGVDLIAEQIKIAGGDNLGFTQDDIQLNGHAIECRINAEDPSHNFRPSPGKITGWLPPGGPGVRVDSHVYTGYEIPPFYDSLIGKLIVWGKDRNTAIKRMNRALNECAVTGIPTTINFHLNLLNKTKFMEGKIHTKYVEEELLPNY encoded by the coding sequence ATGGTTGAAAAAGTTTTAATTGCTAATCGTGGAGAAATAGCTTTACGAATTATCAGAAGTTGTAGAGAGCTTGATATTGCAACTGTTGCTGTTTATAGCACCATAGATAAAAAGGCGTTACATGTGCAATTAGCAGATGAAGCAGTTTGTGTTGGGGACTCACTCAGTAATAAGAGTTATTTAAATATTCCTAATATTTTGGCTGCTGCCACATCAAGAGGTGTTGATGCTATCCATCCAGGTTATGGTTTTCTTGCTGAGAATGATAAATTTGCGGAAATGTGCAACGATCATGGCATAACTTTTATTGGGCCATCTCCTAATGCAATTAGATCAATGGGAGATAAATCTACTGCTAAAGAAACAATGGAGAGAGTAGGAGTTCCCACTGTTCCAGGAAGTAAAGGTTTATTATCCAGCGTTGAGGAGGCCTATCAAATGGCTAAAGAGATTGGATATCCAGTCATCATCAAAGCTACTGCTGGAGGAGGAGGTAGAGGAATGAGATTGGTTGAAAATAAGGCCAATTTAGAAAAAATGTTTAAGGCAGCACAAGGTGAAGCAGAAGCTGCATTTGGTAATGATGGATTATATATGGAGAAATTTATAAAAAAGCCAAGACATGTAGAGATTCAAATCCTTGCTGATAGGTCAGGTAATGTAGTTCATCTTGGAGAGAGAGATTGTTCTGTACAGAGGAGACACCAAAAATTATTGGAAGAGTCTCCTAGTCCAGCCATTAACCGTTCTCTTAGAGAAAAAATGGGTAATGCAGCAATTGCTGCTGCAAAAAGTATTTCTTATGAAGGAGCGGGAACAGTTGAATTTCTAGTTGATGATGAGAATAATTTTTACTTTATGGAGATGAATACTAGAATTCAGGTAGAACACCCTGTAACTGAAATGGTCACTGGGGTTGATTTGATTGCAGAACAAATCAAAATAGCTGGAGGTGATAATTTAGGATTTACTCAAGACGATATTCAATTAAATGGTCATGCTATTGAATGCAGAATTAATGCTGAGGATCCCTCACATAATTTTCGTCCATCGCCAGGGAAAATAACCGGATGGCTACCCCCCGGGGGCCCTGGAGTAAGAGTTGATAGTCATGTTTATACTGGTTATGAAATTCCTCCATTTTATGATTCACTTATTGGTAAATTAATAGTTTGGGGGAAAGACCGTAATACTGCTATAAAAAGAATGAATAGAGCTTTAAATGAATGTGCCGTAACAGGAATTCCAACAACAATAAACTTTCATTTAAACCTTCTAAATAAAACGAAATTTATGGAAGGAAAAATTCATACAAAATACGTTGAAGAAGAATTATTACCTAACTATTAA
- the psbX gene encoding photosystem II reaction center X protein, with protein sequence MIQISDLLLIANVSPEVAGSSGFNMIASFFAAALLIVIPAATFLIFVSQNDSLDRTSATRRR encoded by the coding sequence GTGATTCAAATTTCAGACCTATTACTAATCGCTAATGTTTCGCCAGAAGTGGCAGGTAGTTCCGGTTTTAATATGATAGCGAGTTTTTTCGCTGCAGCCTTGCTTATAGTAATACCAGCAGCAACATTTTTGATATTTGTTAGTCAAAACGATTCACTAGATCGTACTTCAGCTACACGTAGACGCTAG
- a CDS encoding YggT family protein, whose translation MSQNYLTVLDLTLGILLSFLTLIFLIRLILTWYPKIDLNKGFWLLVAIPTSSILNFTRKLIPPIGGVDVGPVIWIGIISFLREILVGQQGLIKLAIQKSIS comes from the coding sequence TTGTCTCAAAACTATTTAACCGTTTTAGATTTAACGCTAGGAATTCTTCTATCATTTCTAACGCTGATTTTTTTAATAAGATTAATACTAACTTGGTACCCGAAAATTGATTTAAATAAGGGTTTTTGGTTATTGGTCGCAATCCCAACAAGTTCTATTTTAAATTTTACTAGAAAACTAATCCCTCCTATTGGGGGAGTCGATGTAGGTCCCGTCATTTGGATAGGAATAATAAGTTTTTTACGTGAAATACTTGTTGGGCAACAAGGTCTAATCAAATTAGCGATACAAAAAAGTATTAGTTAA